One region of Ascaphus truei isolate aAscTru1 chromosome 13, aAscTru1.hap1, whole genome shotgun sequence genomic DNA includes:
- the LOC142464519 gene encoding apelin receptor A-like codes for MEYDLYYMEDYVGNETDFLNQCDTSDWDLSFSLLPVLYMLVFVLGLSGNGVVIFTVWKARPKRRSADTYIGNLALADLAFVVTLPLWAAYTALRFHWPFGSALCKLSSYLVLLNMFASVFCLSCLSFDRYLAIVHSLSSTKLRSRSSMLASLAVIWLLSGLLALPTLILRDTRVEGNITLCDMDFSSVATKYNENFFIGGLSILTTVLGFLLPLLLMTIFYCFIGGKVTVHFQNLKKEEQKKKRLLKIIITLVVVFAICWLPFHILKTIHFLNLMDFLELSCPLQSLIVRLHPYATCLAYINSCLNPFLYAFFDLRFRSQCFFFFGLNKTLDRQITNVSSSLSAQTQKSEIQSLASKI; via the coding sequence ATGGAATACGATCTCTACTACATGGAAGATTATGTCGGGAATGAGACGGACTTCTTGAACCAGTGTGACACCTCTGACTGGGACCTGTCCTTCTCCCTGCTGCCCGTTCTCTACATGCTGGTCTTTGTCCTGGGACTGTCAGGAAATGGGGTGGTCATCTTCACAGTGTGGAAAGCCAGACCCAAGAGGAGATCTGCGGACACCTACATAGGTAACCTTGCCCTGGCAGACCTGGCTTTCGTGGTGACCCTCCCTTTGTGGGCAGCGTACACCGCCCTGCGCTTCCACTGGCCCTTCGGCTCGGCGCTGTGCAAGCTAAGCAGCTACCTGGTCCTGCTCAACATGTTCGCCAGTGTCTTCTGCCTTAGCTGCCTCAGCTTCGACCGCTACCTGGCCATCGTCCACTCTCTGTCCAGCACCAAGCTGCGCTCCCGCTCTTCCATGTTGGCTTCCCTGGCTGTCATCTGGCTCCTGTCAGGACTGCTGGCGCTGCCAACGCTCATCCTGCGTGACACCCGTGTGGAAGGCAACATCACCCTCTGCGACATGGACTTCAGCAGCGTGGCCACAAAGTACAACGAGAACTTCTTTATAGGAGGGCTCAGCATTCTCACCACGGTCCTGGGCTTTCTGCTCCCTCTGCTACTCATGACCATCTTCTACTGCTTCATCGGGGGCAAGGTGACCGTGCACTTCCAGAACCTCAAGAAGGAAGAGCAGAAGAAGAAGAGGCTTCTCAAGATCATCATCACCCTGGTTGTAGTGTTTGCCATATGCTGGCTGCCGTTTCACATCCTCAAAACCATCCACTTCCTAAACCTCATGGATTTCCTGGAGCTCTCCTGCCCTCTGCAGAGCCTCATTGTCCGTCTGCACCCGTATGCTACCTGCCTGGCGTACATCAACAGCTGCCTCAACCCTTTCCTCTACGCCTTCTTCGACTTGAGGTTTCGctcccaatgtttttttttttttggccttaACAAGACCCTTGACAGGCAAATCACCAACGTCTCCTCCAGCCTGAGCGCCCAGACTCAAAAATCAGAAATCCAGTCCTTGGCCAGCAAGATTTAA